A genomic segment from Gossypium hirsutum isolate 1008001.06 chromosome D04, Gossypium_hirsutum_v2.1, whole genome shotgun sequence encodes:
- the LOC107936199 gene encoding aquaporin SIP1-1 produces MGVIMSAMADALLTSIWVFSMPFLRILTLEIAAFLGLRSFPLAAFFITTLLVSLMMFIFTIVGNALGGATFNPTASVAFYAAGLKKDWSALSMAVRFPLQAAGGVVGVNAVLGVLPREYKETIKGPSLKVDMQTGILAEGLFTFGLCPALLVILVRGPNNPLLKLLLMAISTVGFVGRGANYTGPSMNPANAFGWAYVNNWHNSWELYYVYWMGPLIGATLAAWVFRFLLSPSSSTKEKKA; encoded by the coding sequence ATGGGAGTCATCATGTCAGCCATGGCAGACGCCCTTTTGACATCCATATGGGTTTTCAGCATGCCCTTTCTCAGGATTCTCACCCTCGAAATTGCAGCTTTCCTCGGCCTTCGATCCTTCCCTTTGGCTGCTTTCTTCATCACCACCCTCTTGGTTAGCCTTATGATGTTTATCTTCACCATCGTCGGCAACGCACTCGGCGGCGCCACCTTCAATCCCACCGCCTCCGTCGCTTTCTACGCCGCTGGCCTCAAGAAAGACTGGTCTGCCCTTTCCATGGCAGTGCGTTTTCCCTTGCAGGCCGCCGGTGGAGTGGTGGGCGTGAATGCAGTTCTGGGGGTTCTTCCAAGGGAATATAAAGAAACCATCAAAGGACCTTCTTTGAAAGTAGATATGCAGACAGGGATTTTAGCTGAAGGGTTGTTCACATTTGGGCTATGTCCAGCTCTGTTGGTGATTTTGGTGAGGGGTCCTAACAACCCTTTGCTTAAGCTGTTGTTGATGGCGATATCAACAGTGGGATTTGTTGGGAGAGGGGCTAATTACACAGGACCCTCCATGAATCCTGCAAATGCTTTTGGATGGGCATATGTTAACAATTGGCATAACTCTTGGGAGCTTTATTATGTTTATTGGATGGGTCCTTTGATTGGGGCAACTTTGGCTGCTTGGGTTTTTagattcttgctttctccttcaTCATCAACCAAGGAGAAAAAAGCTTga